Proteins encoded within one genomic window of Kibdelosporangium phytohabitans:
- a CDS encoding MaoC/PaaZ C-terminal domain-containing protein has translation MSFHREVIGVWGEPVEFPVTRDHIIAYTRATNDPTGVHLAGDQAPPVYAVVPAFRTMADTTLSAAPDELMARILHGEHDFHFHRPIVPGDVLTCRAKVTGIHGKSSGVVVTTKLETRDAGDGLVNEQYFVGFFRGGQFGEALGEAAPGHLFDEGLRGRDPDRVTAQKYDDDQTFRYAEASGDPMPIHLDDDFARSVGLPGIIVHGLCTMAFVSHALPDPERLSRLAVRFSAPALPRNTITTSGWRTDGGYTFETVTDEGTTVIKDGLAHYAGAAA, from the coding sequence ATGAGCTTTCACCGCGAAGTGATCGGCGTGTGGGGCGAACCCGTCGAGTTCCCGGTCACGCGGGACCACATCATCGCGTACACCAGGGCGACGAACGACCCGACCGGCGTGCACCTGGCAGGTGACCAGGCGCCGCCGGTGTACGCGGTCGTGCCCGCCTTCCGCACGATGGCCGACACCACCCTGTCGGCCGCGCCGGACGAGCTGATGGCACGGATCCTGCACGGTGAGCACGACTTCCACTTCCACCGGCCGATCGTGCCCGGTGACGTGCTGACCTGCCGGGCCAAGGTGACCGGCATCCACGGCAAGTCCTCCGGTGTCGTGGTGACCACCAAGCTCGAGACCCGCGACGCCGGGGACGGCCTGGTCAACGAGCAGTACTTCGTCGGTTTCTTCCGCGGCGGCCAGTTCGGCGAGGCTCTCGGCGAGGCCGCCCCCGGCCACCTCTTCGACGAGGGCCTGCGCGGCCGTGACCCGGACCGGGTCACGGCCCAGAAGTACGACGACGACCAGACCTTCCGGTACGCCGAGGCGTCCGGCGACCCGATGCCCATCCACCTCGACGACGACTTCGCCAGGTCGGTCGGGCTGCCCGGGATCATCGTGCACGGGCTGTGCACGATGGCGTTCGTCTCCCACGCGTTGCCCGATCCCGAGAGGCTGTCGCGCTTGGCGGTGCGGTTCAGCGCACCCGCCCTGCCACGGAACACGATCACCACGTCCGGCTGGCGCACGGACGGCGGGTACACGTTCGAGACCGTCACCGACGAGGGGACAACAGTGATCAAGGACGGCCTGGCCCACTACGCGGGAGCCGCAGCATGA
- a CDS encoding lipid-transfer protein gives MNKVYVVGVGMTKFEKPGGDRDYPAMAKEAGTKALEDAGVSYDKVREAYVGFCYGDSTSGQRAVYELGMTGIPVVNVNNNCSTASTALFLAARAVRGGLADCALALGFEKMKSGSLEAGHTDREQPLLRHIERLARLHEFQMPVAPWMFAAAGREHMARYGTTAEQFAKIGLKNHKHSVNNPYAQFQDEYTLDDILAAKPIVDPLTRLQCSPTSDGSAAAIVASESFVDKHGLAGQAVEIIGQSMVTDLENTFDGTAAGIVGLHMTKAAALEVYEQAGIGPEDIGVLELHDCFSVNELLTYEALGLCGPGEGGKLVDNGDTTYGGKWVVNPSGGLISKGHPLGATGLAQCAEMTWQVRGTADARQVPGVKVALSHNIGLGGAAVVTAYRGAAA, from the coding sequence ATGAACAAGGTCTACGTGGTCGGCGTCGGGATGACCAAGTTCGAGAAGCCCGGCGGGGACCGGGACTACCCGGCGATGGCCAAGGAAGCGGGCACCAAGGCCCTCGAGGACGCCGGGGTCTCCTACGACAAGGTGCGGGAGGCGTACGTCGGCTTCTGCTACGGCGATTCGACGTCCGGCCAGCGCGCGGTCTACGAACTGGGCATGACCGGGATCCCGGTCGTCAACGTGAACAACAACTGTTCGACCGCGTCCACCGCGTTGTTCCTCGCGGCCCGTGCCGTGCGCGGTGGCCTCGCGGACTGCGCGCTGGCGCTGGGTTTCGAGAAGATGAAGTCCGGGTCGCTGGAAGCCGGGCACACCGACCGGGAACAGCCGCTGCTGCGGCACATCGAGCGCCTGGCCCGGCTGCACGAGTTCCAGATGCCGGTGGCGCCGTGGATGTTCGCCGCCGCCGGGCGTGAGCACATGGCGCGGTACGGAACAACTGCCGAGCAGTTCGCCAAGATCGGCCTGAAGAACCACAAGCACTCGGTCAACAACCCGTACGCGCAGTTCCAGGACGAGTACACGCTCGACGACATCCTGGCGGCCAAGCCGATCGTCGACCCGCTGACCAGGTTGCAGTGCTCACCGACCTCGGACGGCTCGGCGGCGGCCATCGTCGCGAGTGAATCCTTTGTGGACAAGCACGGGCTCGCCGGGCAGGCCGTCGAGATCATCGGCCAGTCGATGGTCACCGACCTGGAGAACACCTTCGACGGCACCGCCGCCGGGATCGTCGGGCTGCACATGACCAAGGCCGCCGCGCTGGAGGTCTACGAGCAGGCCGGAATCGGCCCCGAGGACATCGGCGTGCTCGAGCTGCACGACTGCTTCTCGGTCAACGAACTGCTCACCTACGAGGCGCTCGGCCTCTGCGGCCCCGGCGAAGGCGGCAAGCTCGTCGACAACGGCGACACCACCTACGGCGGCAAGTGGGTGGTCAACCCGTCCGGCGGGCTGATCTCCAAGGGCCACCCGCTCGGCGCCACCGGCCTGGCCCAGTGCGCCGAGATGACCTGGCAGGTCAGGGGAACCGCGGACGCGCGGCAGGTGCCGGGCGTCAAGGTCGCACTCTCGCACAACATCGGACTCGGCGGCGCCGCCGTCGTCACCGCCTACCGGGGAGCCGCCGCGTGA
- a CDS encoding SRPBCC family protein: protein MITIEKTTELPASAEKIWSAVSDLARWEDWLTIHQKWKSDLPAEISLGTKVTGVASVLNMPNTIEWTVDEWDVPNKLAISGKGMAGVEVAISLAVSPHGDGSKLVVVSSFAGQMIVGAIAGAIERASRQELDTSLANLAKLVA, encoded by the coding sequence GTGATCACCATCGAGAAGACCACCGAACTGCCCGCGAGCGCCGAGAAGATCTGGTCCGCGGTGTCGGACCTGGCCCGCTGGGAGGACTGGCTCACCATCCACCAGAAGTGGAAGAGCGACCTGCCCGCCGAGATCAGCCTCGGCACCAAGGTCACCGGGGTGGCCAGCGTGCTCAACATGCCCAACACCATCGAGTGGACCGTGGACGAGTGGGACGTGCCGAACAAGCTGGCCATCAGCGGCAAGGGCATGGCCGGTGTCGAGGTGGCCATCTCGCTTGCCGTCTCACCCCACGGTGACGGGTCGAAGCTGGTCGTGGTGTCCTCCTTCGCCGGGCAGATGATCGTCGGCGCGATCGCCGGTGCGATCGAACGCGCTTCGAGGCAGGAGCTCGACACCTCGCTGGCCAACCTCGCGAAGCTGGTGGCGTGA
- a CDS encoding SDR family oxidoreductase: MGLLDGRVAIVTGAAHGIGRAHALLLAREGARVVVNDVEAEPLAEVADAIGGEAHTGSIADWDNAKALVQQAVDSYGRLDVVVNNAGILRDSFLASTEESQFDAVIAVHLKGHFAVMHHAAAHWKAESKAGRQPNGAIINTSSISGTTMPNPGQTVYGAAKAGIAAMTLVAAMEMERYGVRVNAIAPIARTRLTLATPGMGAMFAAEVPEGQFDAFDPANIAPVVAYLASEKCPFTGKVFTVQGGAISLLEGWRTVGNVERDGPWDAAELGEQLSVWA; the protein is encoded by the coding sequence ATGGGGCTCCTGGACGGACGCGTCGCGATCGTGACCGGCGCCGCGCACGGCATCGGCCGTGCGCACGCGCTGCTGCTGGCCAGGGAAGGCGCCCGCGTCGTGGTGAACGACGTGGAAGCCGAGCCGCTCGCCGAAGTCGCCGACGCGATCGGCGGCGAGGCCCACACCGGCAGCATCGCCGACTGGGACAACGCGAAAGCCCTTGTCCAGCAGGCGGTCGACTCGTACGGCCGGCTGGACGTCGTGGTCAACAACGCGGGCATCCTGCGTGACTCGTTCCTCGCGTCGACCGAGGAAAGCCAGTTCGACGCGGTGATCGCGGTGCACCTCAAGGGACATTTCGCCGTGATGCACCACGCCGCGGCGCACTGGAAGGCCGAGTCCAAGGCGGGCAGGCAGCCCAACGGCGCGATCATCAACACGTCGTCCATCTCCGGCACGACGATGCCCAACCCGGGTCAGACCGTGTACGGCGCCGCCAAGGCGGGCATCGCGGCGATGACGCTCGTCGCGGCCATGGAGATGGAGCGGTACGGCGTACGCGTCAACGCGATCGCGCCGATCGCCCGGACCAGGCTCACGCTGGCCACGCCCGGCATGGGCGCGATGTTCGCGGCCGAGGTCCCCGAAGGGCAGTTCGACGCGTTCGACCCGGCCAACATCGCACCGGTCGTCGCCTACCTGGCCAGCGAGAAATGCCCCTTCACCGGCAAGGTCTTCACGGTGCAGGGCGGGGCGATCTCGCTGCTGGAAGGCTGGCGGACCGTGGGCAACGTGGAGCGCGACGGGCCGTGGGACGCCGCGGAACTGGGCGAGCAGCTCTCCGTTTGGGCATAG
- a CDS encoding AraC family transcriptional regulator gives MSTQTVPIHVVHRLLKQAQRRGVDITPLLRAAGIPGDIAYRPKTRVTVEQMAKVTQDLWKLTDDELFGIGPPIPLGTLKFVTLSIIHAPDLRTVVIRTCGASRVLTGVPRIKARFGESTTRVELDVSRLDDPEHLGTELLVALVHRWTSWLIGRRIALRCVQLPYPVPPYAADYHAMYGRMPVFDGPDGTVALEFDSALLSAPVVRDENDLADYLSDQPGVWYARRDYGSTTADRVRKILERGLRGTWPAAEEIADRLSVSVQHLRRLLREEKTSVSGIKEEILRDAAIDSLVRGEESVDDLAVRLGFSEASAFRRAFRRWTGSPPGAYRADEH, from the coding sequence ATGTCGACGCAGACGGTGCCGATCCACGTCGTGCATCGGCTGCTCAAGCAGGCACAGCGGCGTGGTGTGGACATCACGCCGCTGTTGCGCGCGGCGGGTATCCCCGGCGACATCGCCTACCGGCCGAAAACCCGCGTCACCGTCGAGCAGATGGCCAAGGTCACCCAGGACCTGTGGAAACTGACCGACGACGAGCTGTTCGGCATCGGCCCGCCGATCCCGCTCGGCACGCTCAAGTTCGTCACCCTGTCGATCATCCACGCGCCCGACCTGCGCACGGTCGTCATCCGGACCTGCGGGGCCAGCCGCGTGCTGACCGGCGTGCCCAGGATCAAGGCGCGGTTCGGCGAATCGACCACCCGCGTCGAGCTGGACGTCAGCAGGCTCGACGACCCGGAACACCTCGGCACGGAACTGCTCGTCGCCCTGGTGCACCGGTGGACGAGCTGGCTGATCGGGCGCCGGATCGCACTGCGGTGCGTGCAGCTGCCGTACCCCGTGCCGCCGTACGCCGCCGACTACCACGCGATGTACGGCCGGATGCCGGTGTTCGACGGCCCGGACGGCACCGTCGCGCTGGAGTTCGACTCGGCGCTGCTCAGCGCGCCGGTCGTGCGTGACGAGAACGACCTGGCCGACTACCTCAGCGACCAGCCAGGCGTCTGGTACGCCCGGCGCGACTACGGCAGCACGACAGCCGACCGGGTCCGCAAGATCCTGGAACGCGGGCTGCGCGGGACGTGGCCGGCGGCCGAGGAGATCGCCGACCGGTTGTCGGTCAGCGTGCAGCACCTGCGGCGGTTGCTGCGCGAGGAGAAGACGTCGGTCAGCGGGATCAAGGAGGAGATCCTGCGGGACGCCGCCATCGACAGCCTGGTCCGCGGCGAGGAATCGGTCGACGACCTGGCCGTGCGCCTCGGCTTCTCGGAGGCCAGCGCGTTCCGGCGGGCCTTCCGCCGGTGGACCGGCAGCCCACCCGGCGCGTACCGCGCCGACGAGCACTGA
- a CDS encoding CaiB/BaiF CoA transferase family protein, translating into MGPLSGIRVVELASLAPGAFGAMILADLGADVLRVDRRSRARGLDLPAGVLDRGRSTIALDLKDPGDLATLIRIVESADVFAEGFRPGVAERLGVGPNDLLERNPRLVYARMTGWGQDGPLAPRAGHDINYLAISGALDPIGPAGHRPVPPLNLVGDFGGGGMLMALGVLAALLERQSSGQGQVVDAAMVDGSSLLMTFIHGMRDVGLWPNPRGGNLFDSGAPFYDTYECADGRYISVGAVEAEFYDQLVSTLGIEDAPHQYDFGRWPQLREQLAAVFKQRTMDEWAGVFADVDACVAPVLTPLEAPDHPHNTARTAFVDVGGTRQPAPAPRFSRTPADPPRPLNTVDAKAMLDSWAVDLG; encoded by the coding sequence ATGGGACCTCTCAGCGGAATCCGGGTCGTCGAGCTCGCCAGCCTGGCGCCGGGCGCGTTCGGCGCGATGATCCTGGCCGACCTGGGCGCCGACGTGCTGCGCGTGGACCGCCGCAGCCGCGCCCGCGGGCTGGACCTGCCCGCCGGTGTGCTCGACCGCGGCCGCAGCACGATCGCGCTGGACCTCAAGGACCCCGGGGACCTGGCCACGCTGATCCGGATCGTGGAGTCGGCCGACGTGTTCGCCGAGGGATTCCGGCCCGGTGTCGCCGAGCGACTCGGGGTCGGCCCGAACGACCTGCTCGAGCGCAACCCCCGGCTGGTCTACGCCAGGATGACCGGGTGGGGGCAGGACGGCCCGCTGGCGCCGCGAGCCGGCCACGACATCAACTACCTGGCGATCTCCGGCGCGCTCGATCCCATCGGCCCCGCCGGGCACCGGCCCGTGCCGCCGCTGAACCTGGTCGGCGACTTCGGCGGCGGCGGGATGCTGATGGCGCTCGGCGTGCTGGCGGCGCTGCTGGAACGCCAGTCGTCCGGCCAGGGACAGGTGGTCGACGCCGCGATGGTGGACGGCTCGTCGCTGCTGATGACGTTCATCCACGGCATGCGGGACGTGGGGCTCTGGCCGAACCCGCGCGGCGGGAACCTCTTCGACTCCGGCGCGCCCTTCTACGACACGTACGAATGCGCCGACGGCCGCTACATCTCGGTCGGGGCGGTCGAAGCGGAGTTCTACGACCAGCTGGTGTCCACATTGGGCATCGAGGACGCGCCACACCAGTACGACTTTGGCCGCTGGCCCCAGCTGCGGGAACAACTGGCGGCCGTGTTCAAGCAGCGCACCATGGACGAATGGGCCGGCGTCTTCGCGGACGTCGACGCCTGCGTCGCTCCCGTGCTCACGCCCCTCGAAGCGCCGGACCACCCGCACAACACCGCCCGCACGGCGTTCGTTGACGTCGGCGGAACCCGGCAGCCCGCTCCGGCGCCCCGATTCAGCCGCACACCAGCCGACCCGCCACGACCACTCAACACTGTGGACGCCAAGGCCATGCTGGACAGCTGGGCCGTCGACCTGGGCTAG